Proteins from one Desulfonema limicola genomic window:
- a CDS encoding 4Fe-4S dicluster domain-containing protein encodes MTLINPDFAEEIERFGQNTALECFNCGTCAAICPLIYDHFPRKMIRYIQIGAKDRILENAQELWRCLHCGLCTQTCPREADPGEVILGLKRYVVANWRRS; translated from the coding sequence ATGACTTTAATCAATCCTGATTTTGCAGAAGAGATAGAGCGGTTTGGGCAGAACACAGCCCTGGAATGCTTTAACTGTGGAACATGCGCTGCCATATGTCCTTTAATATACGATCATTTTCCCAGGAAGATGATCCGTTATATACAGATTGGAGCAAAAGACCGCATACTTGAAAATGCCCAGGAATTATGGCGGTGCCTTCACTGCGGTCTGTGTACCCAGACCTGCCCGCGGGAAGCTGATCCCGGTGAGGTTATACTGGGTCTTAAACGATATGTTGTCGCCAACTGGAGGAGGTCCTGA
- a CDS encoding (Fe-S)-binding protein: MYDPKVIIDLIAKNVRETMSPFGIPKFLANTWWKKAGLAQKGEYLLFTGMMYQFVPYIEKSTQYLEQFEDSKWTKYMPYAGYVPGYLSGTGLALMTSAKEKNKADQHLLNIVKILKKSGVDFKYVPELDHYSGILLYDLGDQESFVEHARIVAKKLKRQGIEKIITVDPHTTYALKVLYPKYTGISFDVKAYFEMVNFTGSNGSGRVTLHDPCFYGRYLELSDVPRQVLSGFGIEYKDVEKSEKFTNCCGGPAESISPKLSSEIVQRRKDELETAGEKIVSMCPICLGNLKKAGADVEDLSSLLARCIN, translated from the coding sequence ATGTATGATCCAAAGGTTATAATAGATCTGATTGCCAAAAATGTCAGGGAAACCATGAGTCCTTTTGGAATCCCTAAATTCCTGGCAAATACCTGGTGGAAAAAGGCAGGACTTGCTCAAAAAGGAGAATACCTGCTTTTTACAGGCATGATGTATCAGTTTGTTCCTTATATTGAAAAATCAACCCAGTATCTGGAGCAGTTTGAAGACAGCAAATGGACAAAATATATGCCTTATGCCGGATATGTTCCAGGCTATTTGTCAGGAACCGGGCTTGCCCTCATGACTTCGGCAAAGGAAAAAAACAAGGCAGATCAGCATTTGCTCAATATAGTAAAGATTTTAAAAAAATCCGGTGTGGATTTCAAGTATGTGCCGGAGCTTGACCATTACAGCGGCATACTTCTCTATGATCTGGGAGACCAGGAAAGCTTTGTGGAACATGCCAGGATTGTAGCAAAAAAACTCAAGCGCCAGGGTATTGAAAAGATCATAACCGTAGATCCCCACACTACCTATGCCTTAAAGGTATTGTATCCCAAATATACAGGCATAAGCTTTGATGTTAAAGCCTATTTTGAGATGGTAAATTTTACAGGTTCCAACGGCTCTGGCAGGGTTACACTTCATGATCCCTGCTTTTACGGCAGATACCTGGAATTATCAGATGTTCCAAGACAGGTATTATCAGGCTTTGGAATTGAGTATAAGGATGTGGAAAAATCTGAAAAATTCACCAATTGCTGCGGCGGTCCTGCTGAGTCCATTTCACCAAAACTTTCCAGTGAAATTGTCCAGCGCCGTAAAGACGAGCTTGAAACCGCGGGAGAAAAGATTGTGTCCATGTGTCCCATCTGCCTGGGCAATCTTAAAAAAGCAGGAGCAGATGTTGAGGATTTGTCTTCCCTGCTGGCACGCTGTATTAACTAA
- a CDS encoding SAM-dependent DNA methyltransferase, which translates to MIKNLKITEFGDFQTPLKLAEKAARLIFEKYPYIKSILEPTCGIGNFIRASLKASNNLKSVYGWEINPEYIKTAKNIIYNDKKINMNLEQKDFFSVDWSLLPQDLTNSSLFIGNPPWVTNSELGRISSKNLPQKSNFQNHAGFEAITGKSNFDISEWMLIKIAEYISGKKAAMSFLVKTSVARKLFLHICKNKLLIKNIDIYKINTKKHFNVNVDACLLCSEGCTAPSKEYRASIYDSLSHQYPIKIMGYTKGNLVADIDTYNMLKNIDSQSEIPWRSGIKHDCSKVMEFNLKGDKLINGFQEQVDISKDYLYPMYKSSHIANDKFQDPVKYMLVTQKKIGMETDSIKILSPKTWTYLQSHKDKLDSRKSSIYKSAPKFSVFGVGDYSFNLWKIVISGLYKNIKFKLVGPFQEKPVVLDDTCYMMSFKSEEKAEFVYELLSSKVAGDFLDSIVFKDSKRPITVSILNRINLKQLALHLGLIEKYNFFFENGKQKQLNLF; encoded by the coding sequence ATGATTAAAAACTTGAAAATAACAGAATTCGGTGATTTTCAAACCCCATTGAAACTAGCTGAAAAGGCAGCTCGACTGATATTTGAAAAATATCCATATATAAAATCAATATTAGAACCAACTTGTGGTATTGGTAATTTTATAAGAGCATCACTAAAAGCAAGCAATAACCTGAAATCTGTATATGGCTGGGAAATCAATCCTGAATATATAAAGACAGCAAAAAATATTATTTATAATGATAAAAAGATAAACATGAATCTTGAACAAAAAGATTTTTTTTCAGTTGACTGGTCATTATTGCCTCAAGATTTAACAAATTCATCGCTTTTTATAGGAAATCCTCCCTGGGTTACTAATTCAGAGCTGGGACGAATCAGCAGTAAAAATTTGCCACAAAAATCAAACTTTCAAAATCATGCTGGTTTTGAAGCAATCACAGGAAAAAGTAATTTTGATATATCCGAATGGATGCTGATAAAAATTGCGGAATATATTTCTGGAAAAAAAGCTGCAATGTCTTTTCTTGTTAAAACATCTGTTGCTAGAAAATTGTTCCTTCACATATGCAAAAACAAGTTATTAATTAAGAATATAGATATTTATAAAATTAATACCAAGAAGCATTTTAATGTCAATGTTGATGCCTGCTTGTTATGCTCAGAAGGCTGCACTGCCCCCTCAAAAGAATACAGGGCTTCGATATATGATTCTTTATCACATCAGTATCCTATAAAAATTATGGGTTATACAAAGGGTAACCTGGTTGCGGATATTGATACATATAATATGCTTAAAAATATTGATTCTCAATCTGAAATTCCCTGGAGATCAGGTATAAAACATGATTGTTCAAAAGTAATGGAATTTAATCTTAAAGGCGATAAACTGATTAACGGTTTTCAAGAACAGGTAGATATTTCAAAAGATTACTTGTATCCAATGTACAAAAGTTCTCACATTGCAAATGATAAATTTCAAGACCCTGTAAAATATATGTTAGTTACACAGAAAAAAATAGGTATGGAAACAGATTCTATTAAAATTCTTTCTCCTAAAACCTGGACATATTTACAATCGCATAAAGATAAACTTGATTCTCGAAAAAGCTCTATTTATAAAAGCGCTCCGAAATTTTCTGTGTTCGGGGTCGGTGATTACAGTTTTAATCTCTGGAAAATAGTTATTTCTGGTTTGTATAAAAATATTAAATTCAAGTTAGTCGGTCCTTTTCAGGAAAAACCGGTTGTTTTAGATGATACCTGTTATATGATGAGTTTTAAGTCTGAAGAAAAGGCTGAATTTGTTTATGAATTACTGTCTTCAAAAGTGGCGGGTGATTTTCTTGATTCCATTGTCTTCAAAGACAGCAAACGACCAATTACAGTTAGCATTTTAAATAGAATAAACCTTAAACAGTTAGCACTTCACTTGGGATTGATAGAAAAATATAATTTTTTTTTTGAAAATGGTAAGCAAAAACAGCTTAATTTGTTCTAA
- a CDS encoding sulfurtransferase TusA family protein, which yields MSEDLSSIQVSNTVDARGSACPGPLLEAKKGIGKVKVGEVLEIYSNDAGTRTDIPAWSKKVGHEYLGVQEADGYDKHFVRRKK from the coding sequence ATGTCAGAAGATCTTAGCAGCATTCAGGTTTCAAATACAGTTGATGCAAGGGGAAGCGCATGTCCAGGACCACTTCTGGAAGCAAAAAAAGGAATAGGCAAGGTAAAGGTTGGAGAGGTGCTGGAAATATATTCCAATGATGCTGGTACAAGGACAGATATTCCAGCCTGGTCTAAAAAAGTAGGTCATGAATATCTTGGTGTGCAGGAAGCAGACGGCTATGACAAGCATTTTGTAAGAAGAAAAAAATAA
- a CDS encoding hydrogenase iron-sulfur subunit — MATQANNNKGKILILATETCAYPGADSVGQAHSSYPANTYIMRVRAPVLFPEKFYLDCFKKGICGIIIMSCGEECPYEGAYKALAKRIDNVYSMMKEKDIDIRRLRLTAICTVCNRSFLNEVNQMNTLIQELGPPALV, encoded by the coding sequence ATGGCGACCCAGGCAAATAATAATAAAGGAAAAATTCTGATCCTGGCAACTGAAACCTGCGCTTATCCAGGTGCGGATTCAGTAGGGCAGGCACATTCAAGTTACCCTGCAAATACCTATATAATGCGTGTCCGTGCCCCGGTTCTTTTTCCAGAAAAATTTTATCTGGATTGTTTTAAAAAGGGTATTTGCGGGATTATCATCATGTCCTGCGGTGAAGAATGCCCTTATGAAGGGGCATATAAGGCACTGGCAAAACGGATTGACAATGTTTATTCCATGATGAAGGAAAAGGATATAGACATCAGGAGGCTTAGGCTTACAGCCATATGTACAGTTTGTAACCGGTCTTTTTTAAACGAAGTCAATCAGATGAATACTTTAATACAAGAGCTTGGCCCGCCGGCCCTGGTTTAA
- a CDS encoding FAD-dependent oxidoreductase, with protein sequence MDAIGNLQFDALVIGGGIAGLQAALDIADQGHKVAVVEKDASIGGKMIRLSKVFPTLDCASCITTPKMAAAAHHDNIKLFTYCDLDSLNRKGQEIQASITQKPRYVDTEKCIGCRKCEYVCPVYVNDEEQGGFSARKAVRIPFSNAIPQKALIDVENCMLCGRCERECPTQAIDYLQKPESFKITAKTAVITTGFELTPLKDKPQYGSGKIPNVINSMQMERLLAPHGPYNRVLRPSDGMEPDSIAYVQCAGSRDKSMGVSYCSRVCCMYAIKQAMLLSGSLPLADITIYYMDIRAFGKGYEQFYQNAKAMGIEFVKAKAASLQAGENGSVKVYYEDQAGEGAVSADHDLVVLSMGMIPGWNPQGICPLSTASDRFISSIRPKTAPVITDMEGVFTAGAASGPKDIVDSISEAGAAAMEAAKYISALKQDQRIAA encoded by the coding sequence ATGGACGCCATTGGGAACTTACAATTCGATGCACTGGTTATAGGAGGCGGTATAGCAGGGCTGCAGGCAGCACTGGATATTGCAGATCAGGGCCATAAGGTGGCGGTTGTTGAAAAAGATGCATCCATTGGGGGGAAAATGATCCGGCTTTCCAAGGTATTTCCAACCCTTGACTGTGCCAGTTGCATTACAACCCCGAAAATGGCAGCAGCAGCCCACCATGATAATATCAAATTATTTACTTATTGTGATCTTGATTCTCTAAACAGAAAAGGACAGGAAATCCAGGCATCAATTACACAAAAACCCAGGTATGTGGATACTGAAAAATGTATAGGATGCCGGAAATGCGAATATGTCTGCCCTGTTTATGTTAATGATGAAGAACAGGGAGGATTTTCTGCCAGAAAAGCTGTGAGAATTCCTTTTTCAAATGCCATTCCCCAGAAAGCTCTTATTGATGTGGAAAATTGTATGCTGTGCGGCAGATGTGAAAGAGAATGCCCTACCCAGGCCATAGATTATCTGCAAAAACCTGAATCTTTTAAAATAACAGCAAAAACTGCTGTTATTACAACAGGTTTTGAATTAACCCCCCTTAAAGACAAACCCCAGTACGGCAGCGGGAAAATACCTAATGTAATTAATTCCATGCAGATGGAAAGGCTTTTGGCTCCCCACGGACCCTACAATCGGGTTCTCAGACCTTCAGACGGCATGGAGCCGGATTCAATTGCCTATGTCCAGTGTGCAGGTTCAAGGGATAAAAGCATGGGTGTTTCATACTGCTCAAGGGTTTGCTGCATGTATGCCATAAAGCAGGCAATGCTTCTTTCAGGCTCTTTGCCCCTTGCAGATATTACTATTTATTACATGGATATTCGTGCATTTGGCAAAGGCTATGAACAATTTTACCAAAACGCCAAAGCTATGGGCATTGAATTTGTCAAGGCTAAGGCAGCTTCTTTGCAGGCAGGGGAAAACGGCAGTGTAAAGGTTTATTATGAGGATCAGGCCGGTGAAGGGGCGGTTTCAGCAGACCATGACCTTGTTGTATTATCAATGGGCATGATTCCAGGATGGAATCCCCAGGGCATCTGTCCTCTGTCAACTGCATCAGACCGCTTTATTTCTTCAATCCGTCCCAAAACTGCGCCTGTAATTACAGATATGGAAGGGGTTTTTACAGCAGGTGCGGCATCGGGGCCAAAGGACATAGTTGACAGTATTTCCGAGGCAGGTGCTGCTGCAATGGAAGCTGCAAAATACATCAGCGCCCTGAAACAGGACCAAAGAATTGCAGCGTAA
- a CDS encoding PAS domain S-box protein, protein MEYILKIFNSLIFRLTACVGLVLLISISVWAYFNLKYHKENTFNKTIAEADHLADTIKLGTHYAMMLNSKEDINEIITNIARQDRIKQIRIYNKQGEIKFSNIKQEINEKTNIKASACDICHKTEHPVEELDILKRIRVLTSPEEANLLGIISPINNEPSCSTGPCHFHPEDKKILGALDLVISMKDADKEILSHERQIINMAIFSFFSISGIISLFFLIYVIRPINRLIVWTERIGKGEYDLRPRLDKDGNDEIGQLADAIHYMGKRIQEKQYKLNRQKDEYQQLFEQVPCYITVLDKDMKLLKYNKAFTEHFNPRPGEYCYSVYKGRTEKCDMCPVARTFEDGKSHYSEETGISKDGSRSHWCAQASPIKNAQGEVVAVVEMCLDITLRKHLEERIRKTEEQYRVIFDNIPNPVFVLDSETLEILDYNESQRAVFGYDKHELLGKSFMDMFEQSDRESYANEIKTSNIINKIRYRTRDGHIRFINLRVSPSEYMEKKTLLVTASDITEKLIAEQQVIHAGKMTTLGEMATGIAHELNQPLTVIKTASSFLIRKLKRSEKIKDEILQTMTEEIDAHVIRASKIINHLREFGRKSSVIKEEVNVNEAIEKAIEMFVQQLRLREIRLHKNFDPDLPLVLADSNRLEQIFVNLLINARDAIEEKWEDKFVPDGSKEIDIRTEFINNEVKIIIADNGTGIPQNIKDRIFEPFFTTKKVGRGTGLGLSISYGIVQDYDGIINIETVENKGTKFIIRFPAVKDYS, encoded by the coding sequence ATGGAATATATTCTTAAAATATTTAACTCCTTGATTTTCAGGCTGACAGCTTGTGTTGGTCTGGTATTATTGATCAGTATTTCTGTCTGGGCTTATTTTAATTTAAAATATCATAAAGAAAATACATTTAATAAAACAATAGCAGAAGCAGATCATCTGGCAGATACCATAAAACTTGGCACTCATTATGCCATGATGCTCAATTCAAAAGAAGATATTAATGAGATTATTACAAACATAGCCCGCCAGGACAGGATAAAACAAATCCGCATTTATAATAAACAGGGAGAAATAAAGTTTTCAAATATAAAACAGGAAATCAATGAAAAAACCAATATAAAAGCCAGTGCCTGTGATATATGTCATAAAACAGAACATCCTGTTGAAGAACTTGATATCTTAAAAAGAATCAGGGTGCTGACTTCCCCTGAAGAAGCAAATCTTCTGGGCATTATCAGCCCCATAAATAATGAACCTTCGTGTTCCACAGGTCCCTGCCATTTCCATCCTGAAGATAAAAAAATATTAGGCGCACTTGATCTTGTTATATCAATGAAAGATGCAGATAAAGAAATTCTTTCCCATGAACGCCAGATTATTAATATGGCTATTTTCAGTTTTTTTTCCATATCCGGCATAATATCCCTGTTTTTCCTTATTTATGTTATCCGCCCTATTAATCGTCTTATTGTATGGACAGAGCGCATTGGCAAAGGAGAATATGATCTAAGACCCAGGCTGGATAAAGACGGTAATGATGAAATCGGTCAGCTTGCTGATGCTATTCATTATATGGGAAAAAGAATCCAGGAAAAACAATATAAGCTTAACCGGCAGAAAGATGAATATCAACAGCTTTTTGAACAGGTTCCATGCTATATAACTGTCCTGGATAAGGATATGAAATTATTAAAATACAATAAAGCTTTTACAGAACATTTCAATCCCAGACCTGGAGAATATTGTTATTCTGTCTATAAAGGCCGTACAGAAAAATGCGATATGTGCCCTGTTGCCAGGACATTTGAAGATGGAAAATCCCATTACAGCGAAGAAACAGGAATCTCCAAAGATGGTTCACGATCCCACTGGTGCGCCCAGGCATCGCCTATAAAAAACGCACAAGGAGAGGTTGTTGCAGTTGTAGAGATGTGTCTTGACATAACCCTTCGCAAGCATCTTGAGGAAAGAATAAGGAAAACAGAGGAACAATACAGGGTCATTTTTGATAATATTCCCAACCCTGTATTTGTTTTGGATTCTGAAACACTTGAGATACTGGATTATAATGAAAGCCAGAGAGCTGTTTTTGGATATGATAAACATGAGCTTCTGGGAAAATCCTTTATGGATATGTTTGAACAAAGCGACCGTGAATCCTATGCCAATGAAATAAAAACCTCAAATATAATAAACAAGATCCGTTATCGTACCAGAGACGGGCATATAAGATTCATCAACCTGCGTGTTTCCCCTTCCGAATATATGGAAAAGAAAACCCTTCTTGTAACAGCCAGTGATATAACTGAAAAACTTATAGCAGAACAGCAGGTTATACATGCAGGCAAAATGACAACCCTGGGAGAAATGGCAACAGGAATTGCCCATGAACTGAATCAGCCCCTTACAGTAATAAAAACTGCATCCAGTTTCCTTATTCGCAAATTAAAAAGATCTGAAAAAATAAAAGATGAAATATTGCAGACCATGACAGAAGAGATTGATGCCCATGTAATCAGGGCTTCAAAGATCATTAACCATTTAAGGGAATTTGGAAGAAAATCCAGTGTTATAAAAGAAGAGGTTAATGTAAACGAAGCTATTGAAAAAGCTATTGAAATGTTTGTCCAGCAGTTAAGATTAAGAGAAATCCGCCTGCACAAAAATTTTGATCCAGACCTGCCTCTTGTGCTGGCTGATTCCAACCGGCTGGAGCAGATATTTGTCAATCTGCTTATAAATGCAAGGGATGCTATTGAAGAAAAATGGGAAGATAAATTTGTTCCTGACGGGTCAAAAGAGATTGATATAAGAACAGAATTTATTAATAATGAAGTAAAAATTATAATTGCTGATAATGGTACCGGTATCCCCCAGAATATAAAAGACCGAATCTTTGAACCGTTTTTTACCACAAAAAAAGTAGGCAGGGGCACAGGCCTCGGCCTGTCTATCAGCTACGGTATTGTGCAAGATTATGACGGAATCATAAACATTGAAACCGTTGAAAATAAAGGTACAAAATTTATTATTCGGTTTCCGGCTGTTAAGGATTATAGTTAG
- a CDS encoding CoB--CoM heterodisulfide reductase iron-sulfur subunit A family protein yields MTDEKKEQTAQAGKEKVGVYICYCGGNISDHVDVEKVRERMEKVPGVAVAKTNMFMCSDPGQELIMDDLKNGIIDRVVVASCAPSLHETTFRDAISRAGANPYIYEHANIREQVSWVHHGDTATDKAALLISAAAAKAGHLKPLEPIRVNARQHATIIGCGIAGMKAAKDMADQGIKVMIVEKSPFIGGRLARLDRLAPTGEKASDIIKEMASQVLNNPMISVLTCAEVEQFSGYVGNFDLEIKRSLPESETQSLDDLQKEKSQAGPGGFIKSKGICPGVLPEKEERIKVETGVIVLATGFSSYVPVKGEYGFGEYNEVVTLPDFIEKMTGSQADNGPYLNIDGKMIRSIGIIHCVGSRQIPGIHSEDEKGYLNEYCSRTCCSSSLYTANRIREKYPQTRVYDFYRDIRTYGRGQEELYSQAAKNKVVFFRFEAEEAPEVEKNTGFGNYPLKVKVKDGLTFGEEIEVPVDMLVLATGMEPDPISKLVEKMKLPVGVDRFLLEVHPKLRPVELPIGGILLAGTCQAPMDAGEVCNAASAAAVKAAGVLGKGYVELDPFVAEVDIEKCRGTGECVNACLNEGALRLVQMEINGQNVQKAEVTPALCLGCGACVAVCPENAIDINGWTLNQYEAMVDRIVSQEVLAA; encoded by the coding sequence ATGACTGACGAGAAAAAAGAACAGACCGCCCAGGCAGGAAAAGAAAAGGTGGGTGTTTATATCTGCTATTGCGGCGGAAATATTTCAGACCATGTTGATGTTGAAAAGGTCAGGGAGCGCATGGAAAAGGTTCCTGGTGTTGCTGTGGCAAAAACAAATATGTTTATGTGTTCAGACCCGGGCCAGGAATTAATCATGGATGATCTGAAAAACGGCATAATTGACCGTGTTGTTGTGGCTTCCTGTGCCCCAAGTCTCCACGAAACAACCTTTAGAGATGCAATTTCAAGGGCTGGAGCCAATCCTTATATTTATGAACATGCCAATATCCGCGAACAGGTAAGCTGGGTCCATCACGGCGACACTGCTACAGACAAGGCTGCACTTTTAATTTCAGCAGCAGCCGCCAAAGCAGGGCATCTCAAGCCCCTTGAACCCATACGTGTTAATGCCAGACAGCATGCCACTATAATAGGCTGCGGGATTGCAGGCATGAAAGCTGCAAAAGATATGGCAGATCAGGGTATTAAGGTGATGATTGTTGAAAAATCTCCTTTTATCGGGGGCAGACTTGCCAGGCTTGACCGGCTTGCTCCCACAGGTGAAAAAGCTTCAGATATTATAAAAGAGATGGCTTCCCAGGTTCTTAACAATCCCATGATCTCTGTTTTAACATGTGCCGAGGTGGAGCAGTTCAGCGGATATGTGGGTAATTTTGACCTTGAAATCAAAAGAAGCCTGCCTGAATCTGAAACCCAAAGCCTTGATGATCTTCAAAAAGAAAAATCCCAGGCCGGACCTGGGGGATTTATAAAATCAAAAGGCATATGCCCTGGTGTTCTTCCTGAAAAAGAGGAGCGAATCAAGGTGGAAACAGGGGTTATTGTTCTGGCAACAGGTTTTTCATCATATGTTCCAGTAAAAGGGGAATACGGTTTTGGTGAATATAATGAAGTGGTAACCCTGCCTGATTTTATTGAAAAAATGACCGGCAGCCAGGCAGATAACGGTCCCTATCTTAACATAGACGGAAAGATGATCCGCAGCATAGGCATTATCCACTGCGTGGGAAGCCGCCAGATACCTGGTATCCATTCTGAAGATGAAAAAGGTTATCTTAATGAATACTGCTCAAGAACCTGCTGCTCTTCAAGTCTTTATACAGCAAACAGGATTCGTGAAAAATATCCGCAGACCCGTGTATATGATTTTTACAGGGATATAAGGACATATGGAAGGGGACAGGAAGAACTTTATTCACAAGCTGCAAAAAACAAGGTTGTTTTTTTCCGTTTTGAAGCAGAAGAAGCCCCTGAGGTTGAAAAAAATACCGGTTTTGGAAATTATCCTTTAAAAGTTAAGGTTAAAGACGGGCTTACCTTTGGTGAAGAAATTGAAGTGCCTGTGGATATGCTGGTTCTGGCAACAGGCATGGAACCTGATCCAATCTCAAAGCTTGTGGAAAAAATGAAACTGCCTGTTGGCGTTGACAGATTCCTTCTTGAGGTGCATCCCAAATTAAGACCTGTGGAGCTTCCCATCGGCGGTATCCTGCTTGCAGGAACATGCCAGGCTCCTATGGACGCAGGCGAGGTCTGTAATGCCGCTTCTGCTGCTGCTGTTAAAGCTGCCGGGGTTCTGGGAAAAGGTTATGTTGAGCTTGATCCTTTTGTAGCTGAGGTTGATATTGAAAAATGCAGGGGAACTGGGGAGTGTGTTAATGCCTGTCTTAATGAAGGCGCGCTCAGGCTGGTTCAAATGGAGATCAATGGTCAAAATGTTCAAAAGGCAGAGGTAACTCCTGCCCTGTGCCTGGGATGCGGTGCATGTGTGGCTGTGTGCCCGGAAAATGCGATAGATATTAACGGGTGGACATTGAATCAGTACGAGGCCATGGTGGATCGGATTGTTTCCCAGGAAGTTCTTGCGGCCTGA